A part of Limihaloglobus sulfuriphilus genomic DNA contains:
- a CDS encoding GLUG motif-containing protein — protein MLRTPYRINRNYPAYDEICNRWGRSFHIFYSALAAFDISPTSPAFQGVSFTGSFDGHGHAISNLNIDSPGDFVGLFGYINEDAGEIQNLSLKNVNVKGRERVGGIAGDSAANIYSCNVEGRVTGIDTLGFIAGMNYGIIISSQVRGDLIGGENVGGICGENHGLIQNCHSSGNVTATQGLCGGIAGDNTSDIIFSSSNSNLAGRHVGGICGWTGSGYYTYSRIRDCYANCTIAVTDEDGVAGGVAGYNFESITDCYSASTFVYGTDFTGYIGGFVGMDNSLNPDQTEKAVYDACFWDYSVAGEHPGVGYSQSGSLIEVDPDGVYPRNTTAMKTMSNFTSYGWDFVGETTNGYSDKWTIVENETYPRFVNECINPPAGDVNGDCVHDMLDFAANASGWLECGLITQDMCP, from the coding sequence TTGCAACCGTTGGGGCCGGTCGTTCCATATTTTCTACAGTGCCCTGGCTGCATTTGATATTTCCCCTACATCTCCTGCTTTCCAGGGCGTTAGCTTTACCGGTTCTTTTGATGGTCACGGGCACGCGATCTCAAACCTGAATATTGACAGCCCTGGTGATTTTGTCGGGCTGTTCGGCTACATTAATGAAGATGCCGGTGAAATACAAAATCTAAGTCTGAAAAATGTGAACGTCAAGGGCAGAGAGAGGGTCGGCGGTATCGCGGGAGATTCAGCGGCAAACATATATTCTTGCAATGTTGAAGGCAGGGTTACAGGTATTGATACTCTGGGTTTTATTGCCGGCATGAATTATGGTATAATAATTTCTTCGCAGGTTAGAGGCGATTTGATCGGGGGTGAAAATGTCGGCGGTATTTGCGGTGAAAACCATGGTTTGATCCAGAATTGCCATTCAAGCGGCAATGTTACCGCGACTCAGGGTCTTTGCGGAGGCATAGCAGGCGATAATACGAGCGATATTATTTTTAGCAGCAGCAACTCAAACCTTGCAGGACGTCATGTAGGTGGTATTTGCGGCTGGACTGGCAGTGGATACTACACCTATTCCAGGATACGAGATTGTTATGCAAATTGTACCATAGCTGTTACAGATGAGGACGGTGTGGCCGGTGGAGTGGCAGGATACAATTTCGAATCCATCACCGATTGTTACAGTGCATCAACCTTTGTCTATGGCACAGATTTCACCGGTTATATCGGAGGCTTTGTCGGTATGGATAACTCACTCAACCCTGATCAGACTGAAAAAGCTGTTTATGATGCCTGCTTCTGGGATTATAGTGTTGCTGGTGAACATCCCGGTGTTGGTTATTCACAAAGTGGTTCACTAATTGAAGTCGATCCTGACGGGGTATATCCCCGCAATACGACAGCAATGAAAACCATGTCTAACTTCACATCTTATGGCTGGGATTTTGTTGGTGAGACGACCAATGGGTATTCTGATAAATGGACCATTGTAGAAAATGAAACATATCCGCGGTTTGTAAATGAGTGCATCAACCCGCCGGCCGGTGATGTTAATGGTGACTGTGTGCATGATATGCTCGACTTTGCCGCAAATGCTTCAGGCTGGCTCGAGTGTGGACTGATAACACAGGACATGTGCCCGTAA
- a CDS encoding NAD(P)-dependent malic enzyme has product MFKLDGSWQERYNATAVFTFRCRFADTALAFSKFFQIADKAGVHTSDVQIVDADDTTLTRDIKCFCKNVAAAEKFSGMLEAEGIEVVELIDNVLEIHRRGTIDIVSRVPIQDLTDLRMVYTPGVAEACKLIESQPEAAWEMTGLCDRVAVVTDGTAVLGLGDIGPLASLPVMEGKAAIFSEFAKVSAFPVLINSKDPDIIIETVERIAGSFGAIQLEDIAAPSCFKVEQELRDRLDIPVFHDDQHGTATVVLAALINGLRRIGKKGKDCSVVMLGAGAAGYAISKVLQHYGIGDIVIYDSCGALYEGRTEKMNPWKEELARVTNDENTQVPFAEAFKGKDIFIGVARPNMVTKEMVASMNKNPIVLPLSNPVGEITVEDALEAGAAIAADGRGINNALAYPGLFRGALDARAEDITLEMQIAAAEKLAQISPEGDLLPDMIDRGTHEQVAQAVSQAWINRK; this is encoded by the coding sequence ATGTTTAAACTTGATGGCAGCTGGCAGGAAAGATACAACGCCACTGCGGTATTTACGTTTCGGTGCAGATTTGCTGATACAGCTTTAGCGTTCTCAAAGTTTTTTCAAATAGCCGACAAGGCCGGTGTGCATACAAGCGATGTACAGATTGTCGATGCAGACGATACCACGCTTACCAGGGACATAAAATGCTTTTGCAAGAATGTTGCCGCAGCGGAAAAATTCAGCGGTATGCTTGAAGCGGAAGGTATTGAGGTTGTTGAGCTCATTGACAATGTGCTTGAGATTCACCGCCGCGGAACTATTGATATTGTCAGCCGCGTGCCGATCCAGGATTTGACTGATTTGCGTATGGTATATACACCGGGTGTGGCAGAAGCATGCAAGCTCATCGAATCACAGCCTGAAGCGGCCTGGGAGATGACCGGCCTTTGCGACCGTGTCGCGGTTGTAACTGACGGTACCGCGGTATTAGGCCTTGGCGACATCGGTCCGCTGGCATCACTGCCTGTAATGGAGGGTAAGGCCGCTATCTTCTCGGAGTTTGCCAAGGTAAGTGCTTTTCCTGTACTGATTAACAGCAAGGACCCAGATATAATTATAGAGACGGTAGAGCGGATAGCCGGCAGTTTTGGGGCTATTCAGCTTGAGGATATCGCCGCTCCGTCCTGTTTTAAGGTTGAGCAGGAGCTTCGGGACAGACTGGACATACCAGTATTCCACGATGACCAGCACGGCACCGCGACGGTTGTTCTGGCGGCACTTATAAACGGCTTACGCCGTATCGGCAAAAAAGGCAAAGACTGCTCTGTTGTCATGCTCGGCGCCGGCGCGGCGGGTTACGCAATATCAAAAGTCCTCCAACATTACGGCATTGGCGATATTGTAATCTATGACTCATGCGGCGCACTTTATGAGGGACGTACGGAAAAAATGAATCCCTGGAAAGAGGAACTTGCCAGGGTTACAAACGATGAAAATACGCAAGTCCCATTTGCAGAAGCATTTAAAGGCAAAGATATTTTTATTGGCGTCGCCAGGCCCAACATGGTAACCAAAGAAATGGTTGCGTCAATGAACAAAAATCCTATCGTTCTTCCACTGAGCAACCCTGTTGGAGAGATAACGGTAGAGGATGCCCTGGAAGCCGGTGCGGCTATCGCTGCGGACGGCCGCGGAATCAACAATGCCCTGGCTTATCCGGGTCTCTTCAGAGGCGCACTGGATGCTCGGGCGGAGGATATTACGCTTGAGATGCAGATTGCCGCGGCTGAAAAGCTGGCCCAAATCTCGCCGGAAGGCGACCTCCTGCCGGACATGATAGACCGCGGCACACATGAGCAGGTTGCCCAGGCGGTATCGCAGGCCTGGATAAATCGTAAATAA
- the thiE gene encoding thiamine phosphate synthase has translation MSISDRALWRIIDANFNRAREGLRVMEEYARFAAESVPLTQRIKSLRHRLCAVIEKHPRDVLLNARDTDGDIGAGAVNESQISRGSSEDMFIAAARRVPEALRAITEAFKTIDPASASEIEGLRFEAYKLEKEICLSIYAAGKFSRVRLYVLADPSLTNDLERFVKQCIAGGADCIQLRAKGFSDKCLCEMAASVADICRDAGVLSIINDRADIALTAGADGVHLGLDDMSVSHVRKLSYRPLIVGVTTHNEDELDAAVNAGADYVGLGPAFKTSTKPQLQPAGLDYIRLAITKLKGSGIGHTAIGGITGDNINRLIDIGVKTAAVCGCLYSCDSPKTLCTEFKSLLEGV, from the coding sequence ATGAGTATTTCGGATAGAGCACTTTGGCGAATAATAGACGCAAACTTCAACCGCGCCCGGGAGGGGCTGCGTGTAATGGAGGAGTATGCCCGCTTCGCCGCGGAATCTGTCCCGCTTACGCAGAGAATAAAGTCACTTCGGCATAGATTGTGTGCCGTTATTGAGAAACACCCGCGTGATGTCCTTTTAAACGCCAGAGACACCGATGGAGATATCGGCGCCGGCGCGGTTAATGAGTCTCAGATCAGCCGCGGCTCTTCCGAAGATATGTTTATCGCCGCCGCTCGTCGGGTTCCAGAGGCTCTAAGGGCGATAACAGAGGCGTTCAAAACCATTGACCCTGCATCGGCATCTGAGATTGAAGGGCTTCGATTTGAGGCGTATAAGTTAGAAAAAGAGATATGCCTTAGTATCTACGCGGCGGGGAAATTCAGCCGAGTAAGGCTGTATGTGCTTGCTGACCCGAGTCTTACGAATGACCTTGAAAGGTTTGTAAAACAGTGCATCGCCGGCGGGGCCGACTGCATCCAACTGCGGGCTAAGGGCTTTTCTGATAAATGTTTATGCGAAATGGCAGCCAGTGTAGCCGATATCTGCCGTGATGCAGGGGTATTGAGCATTATCAACGACAGAGCGGATATTGCTTTGACTGCGGGCGCGGACGGCGTTCATTTAGGGCTTGATGATATGAGTGTCAGTCACGTGCGTAAATTATCTTATCGTCCTCTCATTGTTGGAGTTACAACACATAACGAGGATGAGCTCGATGCCGCGGTCAATGCCGGCGCAGATTATGTAGGGCTGGGCCCGGCTTTTAAAACATCGACCAAGCCGCAGCTTCAGCCGGCGGGCCTGGATTATATCCGCCTGGCAATAACTAAACTCAAAGGCAGCGGCATTGGACATACTGCTATTGGCGGGATCACAGGCGATAACATTAACAGGCTGATTGATATTGGAGTAAAAACCGCGGCGGTGTGCGGCTGTTTATATTCCTGCGACAGCCCGAAAACTTTATGTACTGAGTTCAAAAGTTTGCTCGAAGGTGTGTAA
- a CDS encoding sigma-54 interaction domain-containing protein: MKNKVMSAEASFPASIPSSVKSFELVGDSPAFKCVLDTASVVGSRECPVIITGETGTGKEMVARMIHHQSSRAKSVLVPVDCTTLTGQLFESQLFGHVKGAFTGAHSDSLGFFRAAEGGTVFLDEVAEIPLELQSKLLRVLQEGIVTPLGSTKSYPVNVRVICATHRDLRKMVDDGKFRQDLYYRLNVVSVDLPPLRDRAADVVLLAKHFLAKQSNLYDESPKVLSPEVVKAISSYNWPGNVRELANCMERAYVLSTTEEIGMDSLPDEIRNSRPDEMRYTHPAAVLNDGSAVMTLEEAMVSAIKAAMVESNGVKTLAAEILDVERHRLNRLINKYNIEVACA, from the coding sequence GTGAAGAACAAAGTTATGTCCGCAGAGGCAAGTTTTCCTGCGAGCATTCCTTCGTCAGTCAAATCCTTTGAATTGGTAGGTGATTCACCGGCTTTTAAATGCGTCCTCGACACGGCAAGTGTTGTGGGCAGCAGAGAATGTCCGGTAATTATTACTGGTGAAACAGGAACAGGCAAAGAAATGGTGGCCAGGATGATTCATCATCAAAGCTCCCGTGCAAAATCTGTGCTTGTTCCCGTGGATTGCACGACATTGACGGGGCAGCTCTTCGAAAGCCAGTTATTTGGTCACGTAAAGGGCGCATTCACCGGAGCTCACAGCGATTCATTAGGTTTTTTCCGGGCCGCTGAAGGCGGAACGGTATTTCTTGATGAAGTAGCTGAGATTCCTCTGGAGCTTCAGTCTAAACTTCTTCGCGTACTCCAGGAAGGCATAGTAACTCCGCTGGGTTCGACAAAGTCGTATCCGGTTAATGTAAGGGTTATCTGTGCTACTCACAGGGATTTACGCAAGATGGTGGATGATGGAAAGTTCCGACAGGATCTCTACTACAGGCTGAATGTAGTTTCTGTTGATTTGCCGCCGCTTCGCGACAGGGCCGCTGATGTGGTTCTGTTAGCAAAGCACTTCCTGGCAAAACAGTCGAATCTCTACGATGAAAGTCCGAAAGTTCTTTCACCAGAGGTGGTAAAAGCGATTAGCTCTTACAACTGGCCGGGAAATGTTCGCGAGCTTGCAAACTGCATGGAAAGAGCGTATGTTCTTTCCACAACAGAAGAGATCGGAATGGATTCACTGCCTGACGAGATCCGTAATTCCAGACCGGATGAGATGAGATATACCCATCCGGCCGCCGTACTCAATGACGGCTCGGCAGTTATGACTCTTGAAGAGGCAATGGTCTCCGCTATAAAAGCGGCGATGGTAGAATCCAACGGTGTAAAGACACTTGCGGCCGAAATACTTGATGTCGAAAGGCATAGGCTCAACAGGCTTATAAACAAGTATAATATTGAGGTTGCATGTGCGTGA